In methanogenic archaeon ISO4-H5, the following are encoded in one genomic region:
- a CDS encoding adhesin-like protein, with protein MLCGGGIIKEKILAIIAVSLVLSVSLGMCIPGESEATQSADYSVDLSSGNMYILSPISLDSTEFSVECTLNANDDASAVSAPSGTNFKKYTPAFSTSGGATVSNMTADITSRDAGNNKVTISFTVNGSLSADERYQAKVGSKSFYFVTAGSVSQIVDAADLASPINIDLRGGDIQYIWVKGLSVGTDYTPNSNLDWVSAMGTINTKWSGLYYVKLDLQNVETGAYSFTLNDGETPYTVTLNVTDSSQPQALPDYSVDLSSGNMYILSPISLDSTEFSVECTLNANDDASAVSAPSGTNFKKYTPAFSTSGGATVSNMTADITSRDAGNNKVTISFTVNGSLSADERYQAKVGSKSFYFVTAGSVSQIVDAADLASPINIDLRGGDIQYIWVKGLSVGTDYTPNSNLDWVSAMGTINTKWSGLYYVKLDLQNVETGAYSFTLNDGETPYTVTLNVTDSSQPQVVKHHVTYVLNEGSGIAPTQADVAEGGTFTVASYDGTKDGFMFGGWNDGTNTYNAGVAYTMGTSDVTLTAVWVAVPVSFNYEVIGNSAAIAYEIPISVNSYTVKWSNTMGVNTTGGTVDASSITVKINGTISSDVDVLIYRATGTIGYATVYLIVNEQLPVASVITISVDNQTGHLFSMGSVASLTVYVAGYSEGIVDLSGEATNPLELDATICSTGVHYITIRGINTVPTEMTCAGIVFNIPEDDTVSKTVNNGFVQIPITTDNGTLTNGLHEVTVVVGNATYRFNVNIVNGVSPTASHDQDYVLSVQYNGTVSDSANAVLDIGIQKSANAANLEDMRLLVIAKYSGQYYVFNFYSKPVMDGNTGTDRIVLSKQDLSCVIVEVVDGIQTLDVTFYGVGTYMV; from the coding sequence ATGCTGTGTGGGGGCGGGATCATCAAGGAAAAAATTTTAGCCATAATTGCGGTATCGCTTGTTTTGTCTGTCTCACTGGGGATGTGCATCCCAGGAGAATCAGAAGCTACGCAGTCAGCGGATTATTCCGTCGATCTGTCATCGGGCAACATGTATATCCTGTCACCGATTTCTTTGGATTCAACAGAGTTCAGCGTAGAGTGCACATTGAATGCTAATGATGATGCCTCTGCTGTGAGCGCCCCTTCTGGAACTAATTTTAAGAAATACACCCCCGCATTCTCTACCTCCGGTGGTGCAACAGTATCGAATATGACTGCCGATATAACTTCCAGGGACGCGGGTAACAATAAAGTCACCATAAGTTTCACCGTGAATGGAAGCCTCAGCGCAGATGAGAGGTACCAGGCAAAGGTCGGAAGTAAAAGCTTCTATTTCGTCACAGCCGGATCGGTATCGCAGATCGTGGATGCCGCAGATCTCGCCAGTCCGATCAATATCGATCTTAGAGGTGGCGATATACAGTATATTTGGGTGAAGGGCCTGAGTGTGGGGACGGACTACACCCCCAATTCCAATTTGGATTGGGTCAGTGCGATGGGCACTATTAACACAAAGTGGTCGGGGTTGTATTATGTCAAACTGGATTTGCAGAATGTGGAGACAGGTGCGTACAGTTTCACATTAAACGATGGAGAAACTCCGTACACCGTAACTTTGAATGTAACCGACAGCTCGCAGCCACAGGCATTGCCTGATTATTCCGTCGATCTGTCATCGGGCAACATGTATATCCTGTCACCGATTTCTTTGGATTCAACAGAGTTCAGCGTAGAGTGCACATTGAATGCTAATGATGATGCCTCTGCTGTGAGCGCCCCTTCTGGAACTAATTTTAAGAAATACACCCCCGCATTCTCTACCTCCGGTGGTGCAACAGTATCGAATATGACTGCCGATATAACTTCCAGGGACGCGGGTAACAATAAAGTCACCATAAGTTTCACCGTGAATGGAAGCCTCAGCGCAGATGAGAGGTACCAGGCAAAGGTCGGAAGTAAAAGCTTCTATTTCGTCACAGCCGGATCGGTATCGCAGATCGTGGATGCCGCAGATCTCGCCAGTCCGATCAATATCGATCTTAGAGGTGGCGATATACAGTATATTTGGGTGAAGGGCCTGAGTGTGGGGACGGACTACACCCCCAATTCCAATTTGGATTGGGTCAGTGCGATGGGCACTATTAACACAAAGTGGTCGGGGTTGTATTATGTCAAACTGGATTTGCAGAATGTGGAGACAGGTGCGTACAGTTTCACATTAAACGATGGAGAAACTCCGTACACCGTAACTTTGAATGTAACCGACAGCTCGCAGCCACAGGTTGTTAAGCATCATGTGACATATGTTTTGAATGAGGGCTCAGGAATCGCACCGACTCAAGCAGATGTCGCAGAGGGAGGAACATTCACAGTCGCATCCTATGATGGGACCAAGGATGGGTTTATGTTCGGCGGATGGAATGACGGAACGAATACGTACAATGCGGGCGTGGCATACACCATGGGCACATCAGATGTGACTCTGACTGCCGTATGGGTCGCTGTTCCTGTTTCGTTTAATTATGAGGTAATAGGCAATTCCGCAGCTATTGCTTATGAGATTCCGATTAGTGTTAATTCTTATACCGTCAAATGGTCAAATACGATGGGTGTGAACACTACTGGAGGTACGGTTGACGCCTCTTCGATAACTGTGAAAATCAATGGAACGATCTCTTCTGATGTTGATGTGTTGATATACAGAGCTACTGGAACGATTGGATATGCAACTGTTTACCTCATTGTTAATGAACAATTGCCCGTTGCTTCTGTGATTACAATTTCAGTTGATAATCAGACTGGTCACTTGTTTTCGATGGGTTCAGTAGCTTCTTTGACGGTGTACGTTGCGGGATATAGCGAGGGGATTGTCGATTTGAGTGGTGAAGCCACCAATCCATTGGAACTGGATGCGACTATTTGTTCTACCGGTGTACATTACATAACAATCCGTGGAATAAATACAGTGCCGACTGAAATGACCTGCGCAGGCATAGTTTTTAACATCCCAGAGGATGATACAGTCAGTAAAACTGTAAATAATGGATTTGTGCAGATTCCGATAACCACAGACAATGGAACGTTAACAAACGGACTACACGAGGTAACTGTGGTCGTGGGTAATGCAACTTACAGATTCAACGTGAATATTGTGAACGGTGTGTCTCCGACCGCATCTCATGACCAGGACTATGTCTTGTCTGTACAGTACAACGGAACTGTGTCGGATTCAGCGAATGCTGTGTTGGACATAGGGATACAGAAGAGTGCGAATGCAGCTAATCTCGAGGATATGCGTCTGTTGGTGATTGCGAAATATTCCGGACAATACTATGTATTCAACTTCTACAGTAAACCTGTGATGGATGGTAACACTGGTACCGATAGGATTGTTTTGTCGAAACAGGACTTGTCATGTGTGATTGTAGAGGTCGTCGATGGAATTCAAACACTGGATGTAACATTCTATGGGGTTGGTACATACATGGTATGA
- a CDS encoding transmembrane protein has product MVILEDTLEKDLARIIGFIGNCDSKSSIMLGSTLTAVSLILGLCGKEIIGALMNSDAWISISTCIVLIISLFMVVAGIANVIMSIRARLDPSEYEDDSSVIFYGKIAALGLPQYRGAALARDRESYLVGLTAQIHTCSIICQKKFEYYNRGLSYSVLGVVLLVLVAGISLFV; this is encoded by the coding sequence ATGGTGATTCTAGAAGATACGTTGGAGAAGGACCTGGCGAGGATTATCGGATTCATCGGGAACTGCGATAGCAAATCCTCGATAATGCTTGGTTCAACCTTAACGGCTGTATCGCTGATTCTGGGATTGTGCGGAAAAGAAATCATCGGAGCCCTGATGAATTCTGATGCCTGGATATCAATATCGACGTGTATTGTGTTGATCATATCGCTTTTCATGGTCGTTGCAGGTATTGCCAACGTCATCATGTCCATACGTGCAAGATTGGATCCTTCCGAGTACGAGGACGACAGTTCGGTTATATTTTATGGGAAGATAGCTGCGCTAGGTCTTCCGCAGTACAGGGGAGCCGCTTTGGCAAGGGATCGGGAATCCTATCTGGTCGGTCTTACCGCACAGATCCATACATGTTCGATAATCTGTCAGAAGAAGTTCGAGTACTACAACCGCGGTCTTAGTTATTCTGTTCTGGGCGTTGTATTGCTGGTTCTTGTTGCCGGCATCTCCCTGTTCGTTTGA
- a CDS encoding transmembrane protein: protein MNTVDYWDVAAVIIPLIVIAAQLIFNYRHDKERDQKLHEWEDELARLQGRLERGCEYYRSALILLDDVTAKISFATEMIISRIDYEKLCSSYGQPVDEKKLSEYGEKYKLSLDHLLAIRGKIAATTSNEFLADFTQYTTYIASCMRNECEKEPGDHIDTHIVKIEETKFLIKIREEKISMQKDLFEGKSFDAIKD, encoded by the coding sequence ATGAATACCGTTGATTACTGGGATGTGGCCGCCGTAATTATTCCGTTAATTGTAATAGCGGCCCAGCTGATTTTTAATTATCGTCACGACAAAGAAAGAGACCAAAAATTACACGAATGGGAGGATGAATTAGCAAGACTTCAGGGTAGATTGGAACGTGGTTGCGAATATTACAGATCTGCTTTGATTTTACTAGACGATGTTACAGCTAAAATTTCATTTGCAACTGAAATGATCATTAGCCGTATCGATTATGAAAAGCTTTGTAGTAGCTATGGCCAACCAGTTGATGAAAAAAAACTATCGGAATATGGGGAAAAATACAAACTATCACTTGATCATTTATTAGCCATAAGGGGAAAAATAGCTGCAACCACTTCCAATGAATTTCTAGCAGACTTCACACAATATACAACATACATAGCCTCTTGTATGCGTAATGAATGTGAGAAAGAACCTGGAGATCACATTGATACACACATTGTTAAAATCGAAGAAACAAAATTCCTCATAAAAATCAGGGAAGAAAAAATATCAATGCAAAAAGATTTGTTCGAAGGAAAGTCCTTTGACGCAATCAAGGACTGA
- a CDS encoding phage integrase — MLSLVARHPSRISPDRQEDLTSFKSYPNYNIYGGSARHPKADVGYGGKTNTRNVHTPDGCIYEFLNAKFRNAKKYTRDKCRWSLRRMTRILEAGGFDASPFKIDEDAVNYIMDEYRARGKLDSYLEGEIAYLNRYLKFFRNYTIVDMNPQFSQDMRVNVHWLEEDQYQTLMDVKKTPLQDIVIHLELCLGFRNAECCRLTLSDIKDSGTKPHFNVRGKGRGNGKYRTVRFHRDTRAVLNRWLDERERIVQIARENIPHWQDPGYVLLWCHYKNHPDVGYYREHTGSLDDAVLDPLRPKVGFHFSNHDLRRTFGRRLYHAGVPIETISKFLGHESPAETLKYLGINLDDMDEGMKKLDAYDNKMGVKKR; from the coding sequence GTGCTGAGTTTGGTCGCCAGACACCCCTCTAGGATTTCTCCCGACAGACAGGAAGATTTGACATCGTTTAAATCTTATCCAAATTACAATATATACGGCGGCAGTGCGCGCCATCCCAAGGCGGATGTCGGGTACGGCGGCAAGACCAACACCAGGAACGTCCACACCCCGGACGGCTGTATCTATGAGTTCCTGAACGCCAAGTTCAGGAACGCCAAGAAATACACCCGCGACAAATGCAGGTGGAGCCTCCGCCGCATGACGAGGATCCTCGAAGCGGGCGGTTTCGATGCCTCCCCGTTCAAGATCGATGAGGATGCGGTCAACTACATCATGGACGAATACCGCGCCAGAGGAAAACTTGACAGCTACCTCGAGGGGGAGATCGCCTACCTCAACCGCTACCTGAAGTTCTTCAGGAACTACACGATAGTGGACATGAACCCCCAATTCTCCCAGGACATGAGGGTGAACGTCCACTGGCTCGAGGAGGACCAGTACCAGACCCTCATGGATGTGAAGAAGACGCCCCTGCAGGATATAGTCATCCATCTGGAGCTGTGCCTTGGGTTCAGGAACGCGGAGTGCTGCCGCCTCACCCTCAGCGACATCAAAGACAGCGGCACCAAACCCCACTTCAACGTCAGGGGGAAGGGACGCGGAAACGGGAAGTACAGGACCGTACGCTTCCATAGGGACACCAGGGCCGTCCTCAACAGGTGGCTGGACGAACGCGAGAGGATTGTCCAGATCGCCCGGGAGAACATCCCCCACTGGCAGGACCCGGGATATGTCCTTCTGTGGTGCCACTACAAGAACCACCCTGACGTGGGCTACTACAGGGAGCACACGGGAAGCCTGGACGATGCCGTCCTGGACCCTCTCAGACCCAAGGTCGGATTCCATTTCTCCAACCACGACCTGAGGAGGACATTCGGACGCAGGCTCTACCATGCGGGCGTACCAATTGAGACCATCTCCAAGTTCCTCGGACACGAATCCCCTGCTGAGACGCTCAAGTACCTGGGGATCAACCTAGATGATATGGACGAGGGCATGAAGAAGCTCGACGCGTACGACAACAAGATGGGGGTAAAGAAAAGATAA
- a CDS encoding virulence-associated E family protein — MTPSAIIMNLMEIGYRIEYGYIFFGRYRYGRISEDAFLPEGDPAIPIAWTEIASFEDTDCGAFGHNLSIIRPDGTRMELKRSELPAAERYSGLKPNPNGQGFLMPYSISDLMNAWRYVFPDFREKCWKEITTNYVMVDLSLIGEEGLKSLDDPMITRITAYVQDRLTKLGCCGRHPGKDIIRDVFIAEAELNSRNAFLDMMRTHFWDKQPRLDRLFIDVFGARMRRLSQEDSETVLKDVCKCWFLGAVARQHRAIQLDIIPIMIGATGTRKSSAVRWMATCDEFYRDPLDISEKRFVEDTKGGLIIELAEMKATKGMDNDYLKGFISRASDHIRLPYDRCASENIRRFVIIGTTNEAEFLSDPTGNRRYFPFEVDPESSVIGFGEKGFRSSEAKEYILQVWAEAYHRYMSKESWDLDPRTVQLAKESQEASTINNPNVDILSELLDELYPLPGERVCRKDLEHILVSNSMAYGEEAAEAADIWMRTPHPEWSGIDVMRINADDRREWLKKGTTVQRCRERLQPPGYEAPALTHRLGE, encoded by the coding sequence ATGACTCCCTCCGCTATAATCATGAATCTGATGGAGATTGGGTATCGCATCGAATACGGATACATCTTCTTCGGCAGATACCGCTACGGGAGGATTTCCGAAGATGCTTTCCTTCCCGAGGGGGATCCCGCGATCCCGATCGCATGGACGGAGATTGCGAGCTTCGAGGATACTGATTGCGGTGCCTTCGGACACAACCTCAGTATCATCAGACCCGACGGTACCAGAATGGAACTGAAACGTTCCGAACTGCCTGCTGCCGAGAGATACTCAGGCCTGAAACCGAACCCCAACGGACAGGGATTCCTGATGCCATACAGCATATCCGACCTCATGAACGCCTGGAGATACGTCTTCCCCGACTTCAGGGAAAAATGTTGGAAGGAGATCACGACGAACTACGTCATGGTGGATCTCTCACTCATCGGAGAGGAAGGACTGAAGAGCCTCGACGATCCGATGATCACGCGCATCACCGCGTACGTGCAGGATCGGCTGACGAAACTCGGATGCTGCGGAAGACACCCGGGAAAGGACATCATCAGGGACGTCTTCATAGCGGAAGCGGAACTCAACTCCAGGAACGCATTCCTTGACATGATGCGCACCCATTTCTGGGATAAGCAACCGCGCCTGGACAGACTGTTCATCGACGTCTTCGGTGCGAGGATGCGCAGACTTTCCCAGGAGGATTCCGAGACCGTACTGAAGGACGTGTGCAAATGCTGGTTCCTCGGAGCCGTGGCACGTCAGCACAGAGCGATCCAACTGGATATCATACCCATCATGATCGGTGCCACTGGGACCAGGAAATCCTCGGCCGTTAGATGGATGGCTACCTGCGATGAGTTCTACAGGGATCCGCTCGATATCAGCGAGAAGAGGTTTGTAGAGGATACGAAGGGCGGACTTATAATCGAACTGGCGGAAATGAAGGCCACCAAGGGCATGGACAACGACTACCTGAAGGGATTCATCTCCAGGGCATCCGACCACATCAGGCTTCCGTACGACAGATGTGCCAGCGAGAACATCCGCAGATTCGTCATCATCGGTACCACCAACGAAGCCGAGTTCCTGTCGGACCCAACCGGGAACAGGAGATACTTCCCGTTCGAGGTTGACCCGGAAAGTTCCGTAATAGGCTTCGGAGAGAAAGGGTTCAGGTCCTCCGAGGCGAAGGAATACATTCTCCAGGTCTGGGCGGAAGCGTATCACAGATACATGTCCAAAGAAAGCTGGGATCTGGATCCGAGAACGGTACAGCTGGCCAAGGAATCCCAAGAAGCTTCCACCATCAACAATCCTAACGTCGACATCCTGTCCGAACTTCTGGATGAACTGTATCCTCTTCCCGGCGAAAGGGTCTGCAGAAAGGATCTGGAACATATTCTGGTTTCTAACTCGATGGCATACGGGGAAGAGGCTGCCGAAGCTGCAGACATTTGGATGAGGACACCGCATCCCGAGTGGAGCGGAATCGATGTCATGAGGATCAATGCCGATGACCGCAGGGAGTGGCTGAAGAAGGGGACCACAGTCCAAAGGTGCAGGGAGAGACTGCAGCCGCCCGGATACGAGGCACCAGCCCTGACCCACAGGCTGGGGGAATGA
- a CDS encoding cell surface repeat protein, which produces MNKTVPIAIIVVASLAAAGVGVFILMNNSSSNDYYTPIDPENTTPSQWSYFGGDVGSFGVTDAKTPITQADMKLAWKYDKAKLDQAGGTWEVPSSAICVEDSVFFYSGMEKSLCRCSVVTGKEIASVKCESSSVYNMALAYGDGKIFICAYDKANYATVLHAFDANTLDHLFQSVPVASDEVQGTITYNDGKVFFGTYSGDYACFRTADTDKERSDETVKPLWLLKSDGWYNATPAFLDDKIVIVQRGFDDGGATAYMIDSETGVIIDTIKFDKEYSSSGATAYEGRVYIPLSRVIDRTVEQPKAETPKHLIIYSYEVSDSGFDKPSIKSWESNCAEGSTQSIPVIWNDTIYIGGGGLTTGSDEPFWIIDIAQDGSMSTRASFPDLKTKGTAAITTAYATKENGYAVYIYLMEYGHVAPGEDILSTKGYADIYVIKDSKTTGTEIVFTIRPEPEQFCFQSFSISKDGHLLIKNDSTLFCYESASAYSASDVSSAISRFVAMNEDGNANYTDYLRIKARYDALDQSGKDAVGNYADLEKACVSLTLKTASGDKVLTVPKGCLMDIPSVSTPSGKIVTGWESGGSPWCSFSDAVISDTVLTPVYANAFTVKADPDNGESAVTMQVAAGSKLPYIDEPVRAGYRFDGWMTDSEDIYLSGTTAVNSDLDLFAKWVKIITLKFDTDGGSAVKGTYKVEQGKAIGKLPVTLKAGYSFDGWYFNETEYTKDTVYPNSYAVTLKAKWIKNDEITKDNGNGVSITGRMPDDAALTVNVPPSTTASCKSVVGEYKKVHPDANPDSLRIYLKGDGVHPDLTYTVKIEVGSSHNGETYDVCYFDETKSVRVTSTVTDGKLTFELKGDDESRGEISITFATDSALGIKDRV; this is translated from the coding sequence ATGAACAAGACCGTCCCGATAGCCATCATAGTCGTCGCATCGTTGGCCGCAGCAGGAGTGGGCGTATTCATACTGATGAACAACAGCTCATCGAATGATTACTACACGCCGATAGATCCCGAGAACACGACTCCGTCCCAATGGTCCTATTTCGGCGGGGACGTTGGCAGCTTCGGAGTGACGGATGCGAAGACGCCGATAACCCAGGCCGATATGAAACTGGCCTGGAAATACGACAAAGCGAAGCTCGATCAGGCCGGCGGCACATGGGAGGTCCCGAGTTCCGCCATTTGCGTGGAGGACAGCGTGTTCTTCTACAGCGGAATGGAAAAGTCCCTCTGCCGCTGTTCAGTGGTCACCGGAAAGGAGATCGCTAGCGTGAAATGCGAATCCTCTTCCGTATACAACATGGCCCTGGCCTACGGTGACGGGAAGATATTCATCTGCGCCTACGACAAGGCGAATTACGCGACGGTGCTGCATGCTTTCGACGCCAATACGCTGGATCATCTCTTCCAGAGCGTCCCTGTGGCCTCCGACGAGGTCCAGGGTACGATCACATACAACGACGGCAAGGTGTTCTTCGGAACATACAGCGGCGATTACGCCTGCTTCCGTACCGCCGACACGGACAAGGAGAGATCGGATGAGACCGTGAAACCCCTCTGGCTGCTGAAATCCGATGGCTGGTACAACGCCACGCCCGCATTCCTAGACGACAAGATCGTCATCGTCCAGAGGGGATTCGATGACGGCGGTGCCACCGCATATATGATAGATTCTGAGACTGGGGTGATCATCGACACCATCAAATTCGACAAGGAATACTCGTCATCGGGCGCCACGGCCTACGAGGGCAGGGTGTACATCCCCCTCAGCAGGGTTATCGACAGAACGGTGGAACAGCCCAAGGCGGAGACACCGAAACACCTGATCATCTATTCCTACGAGGTCAGCGATTCCGGATTCGACAAACCGTCCATCAAATCATGGGAATCGAACTGCGCGGAAGGCAGTACCCAATCCATCCCCGTGATATGGAACGACACCATCTACATCGGAGGCGGAGGGCTGACGACCGGTTCCGACGAACCGTTCTGGATCATCGATATAGCACAGGACGGGTCGATGTCCACACGTGCCAGCTTCCCTGATCTGAAGACCAAGGGTACCGCTGCCATTACCACCGCCTACGCCACCAAGGAGAACGGTTACGCCGTCTATATCTACCTCATGGAATACGGCCACGTAGCTCCCGGTGAGGATATCCTCAGCACCAAGGGATACGCGGACATCTACGTCATCAAAGACTCCAAGACCACGGGCACGGAGATCGTCTTCACCATTAGGCCCGAACCGGAACAGTTCTGCTTCCAGAGCTTCAGCATATCCAAGGACGGACATCTGCTCATCAAGAACGATTCAACCCTCTTCTGCTACGAATCCGCTTCCGCATATTCCGCATCGGACGTCAGCTCGGCGATATCCAGATTCGTGGCCATGAACGAGGATGGCAATGCGAATTACACCGACTATCTCAGGATAAAGGCAAGATACGACGCACTGGACCAGAGCGGGAAGGATGCCGTCGGCAACTATGCCGACCTGGAGAAAGCATGTGTGTCGCTCACCCTCAAGACAGCATCAGGTGACAAGGTGCTGACCGTTCCGAAGGGATGCCTGATGGACATCCCGTCCGTTTCGACCCCCAGCGGGAAGATCGTCACCGGCTGGGAATCCGGCGGATCTCCGTGGTGCTCCTTCAGCGATGCAGTGATATCCGATACCGTACTGACACCAGTCTACGCGAATGCCTTCACGGTCAAGGCGGACCCGGACAACGGGGAGTCCGCCGTCACCATGCAGGTCGCAGCAGGTTCCAAACTGCCTTACATCGATGAGCCCGTCCGTGCCGGATACAGGTTCGACGGGTGGATGACCGACTCCGAGGATATCTACCTCTCCGGTACAACGGCCGTGAACTCGGACCTCGACCTGTTCGCCAAATGGGTAAAGATAATCACCCTGAAGTTCGACACCGACGGCGGATCCGCCGTGAAAGGTACATACAAGGTCGAACAGGGCAAGGCGATCGGGAAGCTCCCGGTCACACTGAAGGCAGGATACTCGTTCGACGGATGGTACTTCAACGAGACTGAATACACCAAGGATACCGTATATCCGAACAGTTACGCTGTGACACTGAAGGCGAAATGGATTAAGAACGACGAGATTACCAAGGATAACGGGAACGGCGTCAGCATCACCGGGCGGATGCCTGACGATGCCGCACTGACTGTCAACGTACCTCCGAGCACCACCGCCTCTTGCAAATCGGTCGTCGGCGAGTACAAGAAAGTTCACCCCGACGCCAATCCGGACAGCCTCAGGATTTATCTGAAGGGCGACGGCGTCCATCCCGACCTCACCTACACAGTGAAGATCGAGGTCGGATCCAGCCACAACGGCGAGACGTACGATGTATGCTATTTCGATGAGACCAAATCCGTCAGGGTCACAAGCACGGTCACCGACGGCAAACTGACATTCGAACTGAAAGGCGATGATGAAAGCAGAGGCGAGATTTCGATCACCTTCGCGACCGATTCCGCATTAGGGATCAAGGACAGAGTGTGA
- a CDS encoding adhesin-like protein — protein MEGKMKITFIAIAIVATVAVAGVGVSVFMNNDGGSAERPTYNADVNVKIDDEYKSFSGTGKTVKEILESALGDDVKVGANGNVSSYKEQKNDSDHSWVVFRYQTPKGWVNATDDNLAEGATLALEFSEKIVEGGKTTYKVPTLEVKKTVWFFIQIPALDDIKECVESGSFKVREDSNGNPLKSVEDCYNELKAWTVNAGLNNNDLRNGFWIKGTGSYMNEALANGLYDTFFSGETMTVEDDGVTIDYCINGDVMHSSLKKSDLYGWFVDFLGWGDTQLNNGDWTYWSQYTYNPNAKTLDDARQWEYDQWALGFYDMDLYKYVALVLQTTPQKDGGDFDVDVPIPTPSAIPEELKA, from the coding sequence ATGGAAGGGAAGATGAAGATCACATTCATCGCCATAGCCATCGTGGCCACGGTCGCGGTCGCCGGCGTGGGTGTGTCCGTATTCATGAACAACGACGGCGGCTCTGCGGAGAGACCCACATACAATGCCGACGTCAACGTGAAGATAGATGACGAATACAAATCGTTCAGCGGAACGGGGAAGACCGTCAAGGAGATCCTCGAATCCGCTCTGGGAGACGATGTGAAAGTAGGTGCCAACGGCAACGTGTCATCCTACAAGGAACAGAAGAACGACTCTGACCACTCCTGGGTAGTGTTCAGGTACCAGACGCCCAAGGGATGGGTGAACGCCACGGATGACAACCTGGCGGAAGGTGCCACGCTGGCACTGGAATTCTCGGAGAAGATCGTGGAGGGCGGGAAGACCACTTACAAGGTGCCGACCCTCGAAGTCAAGAAGACCGTGTGGTTCTTCATCCAGATCCCCGCATTGGACGACATAAAGGAATGCGTGGAATCCGGTTCCTTCAAGGTCAGGGAGGACTCCAACGGAAATCCGCTGAAGAGCGTCGAGGACTGCTATAACGAACTGAAGGCCTGGACCGTCAATGCCGGACTGAACAACAACGACCTCAGGAACGGATTTTGGATCAAAGGTACCGGATCGTACATGAACGAGGCCCTGGCCAACGGCCTATACGACACGTTCTTCTCCGGCGAGACCATGACGGTCGAGGATGACGGTGTGACCATCGACTACTGCATCAACGGCGATGTCATGCATTCCTCGCTGAAGAAGAGCGACCTCTACGGATGGTTCGTGGATTTCCTCGGATGGGGTGACACCCAGCTGAACAACGGTGATTGGACCTACTGGTCGCAGTATACGTACAACCCCAACGCGAAGACCCTGGACGACGCACGCCAGTGGGAATACGACCAGTGGGCGCTCGGATTCTATGACATGGACCTGTACAAGTATGTCGCGCTGGTCCTGCAGACCACCCCGCAAAAGGACGGAGGGGACTTCGATGTCGATGTCCCCATCCCGACGCCTTCGGCGATCCCCGAGGAGCTCAAGGCATGA